The DNA sequence ttttatacaatCAGATCACCTAAAAGATTACTGCGGATAATCATCTATAATAAGTGGGATCAGTTAACATGAAAAATAAGGCAGGTCAATTGCTACAACATGTTAACAAATATGTTGCTCGGAACCTCAAAAATTGCCACTGCAcctgtgtcggatcctccaaagaTGAATAATTTTTGGAGGATCCAAAACAAACCCCATGATATTTTTGAAGGATTCAAGTAATATCTGTTAAAATACGTTGATAGTGTAAAAATTCTTTACCGGTCGATGCTGTTCCTCCCTCTCTCAGCTAGATCAGTGCTAATTCTTGCTTTGCCAAAGTAATCCATGCTTTTTCTTGGTTTTTCCCTCTTGTCAACACTAATTCTTGGCTTTAGTACTCTTTTGTCTGTGCTAGGCCTTATTGCTATGATCTGTTTCTGTTCAGTACTGATTCTTGACTTCTCTACCTCTTCAATACTTGGTCTGCACTTAATTTCATTTGTAATATCAAGAGTATAATTTAAGTCAATTATACTTTCCTCAATAGTTTGGCAATCTGATTGTCTTTCCACTGAAGTTATGAACTTCTTGAGATGAGTAAAGAACTGAGGAAAGACTTGTAAGTCACAGTGATTTCCTCCATTTACCCATAAGGGTTCATACTTCATTTTACTGAGCTCCCAAAGCTTTTTACCATGTGAAATATCAACAACTTCATCTTCTGTTCCCTGCAATGGTATGTatcttctaagaatttattataTGCAAATACAAAATAAATGGGAGACAGTCAACAAAATCTTATCCATTATTTAGTATAAGCCTGAAGGGAGCATTCGCGTAGGTGGTAAATTTGTTATCATTTGACCAATTGGTCACGTGTTCGAGCGGTGGAagcagcctcttgcagaaatacagtTATTCATGAATTAGTCATAAGTCTGAAGGAGAGCCTTATCGTAAGTGATAAATTGCTACCATGTGACCAGGATGTCACAAGTTCGAGTCGTGAAAACAGTTTTATGCAGGGTAaaactgcgtacaatagacccttgtggtacGACCCTTCCCCGAACCCCGTACATAACAAGAGTTTAGTACACCGCACTGCCTTTTTTTTTTAGTCATAACTCTTAAGCCTACTTAATCCCACTAAATATTGTGTGCCAGCTGATTAAGATGTTTAAACTAATTATTATTCTAAAAACTAATCAAAGTCTGTGTGCCTAAGGCATGCCACAAAAACCAGAATAATTGATAGTCCATCCGTCTATCTGTCTTCTAAAGTTTTTTTAAATCGTCAAATATTCTAAAATTTCACAGTATCAAAACGACTAATATTTGAAAccgaaaataaaaaaaagtcaGTCTGTTGCACTAAGCTCTTGCTATGCGCGGATCTAAGGAAAGATAGAATCACAAAGGTCTATTGTACACAATCTTACCCTGTATTTTTATAATAACTTTACcggttacgccaaggctccccgaAAATAGTAATTCTATTATACTAGTTGAGTGTTTGGAAACTTACATGAATCACAAGAATGGGACAATTGACATATGGGATTTTGTCAATATTCTGCAGAAAACAGAGAGAGAAAAAAACTGTTACTTTAACACATAAATTAGGAAACTTAAATAAATCTTGAACTGAAGTTGACTAACCTTGTATATGTCAAGCCAAAGAGAATACTTTATACGGTACATAACTCGAAGTCCAGAAAGTATTGCACTTTGCAGAATTACAGCCTTAATTTGAGGCAATTTTGTGGCCAATTCAAGAGTTGGACCACTTCCAATTGATTGTCCATATAATATAATGTCTTCCTCCTTTACTTCATAAATCTCTTTTAAACATTTGTATGCAGCTTCTATATCAGCATATGTATTTTGCTCACTTGGCTAGGTATACAAAAGCAaacaccaaataaataaataaattagcaGTATAAATGAATTATTACAACCCATCTAAAAGATAAATACGAGTAACTTTTACAATAAGTGAAACTAGTTAACTCGAAAATAATATAAACAACCTGCGACAACAAGTAAAATTACGCTCTTTATGCTATCAACAAATAACAAacacagtataatcccacaaataTGGTCTGGGGAGGGCAGTGTGTACGAaaccttacccttaccttgtgaaggtagaaagACTATTTCTGAGAGACCTTCGGCTCACTAAAAACATAGTG is a window from the Nicotiana tomentosiformis chromosome 10, ASM39032v3, whole genome shotgun sequence genome containing:
- the LOC104098670 gene encoding uncharacterized protein, whose protein sequence is MNKKDLENLVKMGGAASTIAAKLAFFPPEPSYQVDLDEQTQKLKLLGVPQSEKGEVSILQTKRGHYIFAVFVRNKAATLTLLYSHGNAADIGQMFQFFVELSVRLRINIMGYDYAGYGRSNGEPSEQNTYADIEAAYKCLKEIYEVKEEDIILYGQSIGSGPTLELATKLPQIKAVILQSAILSGLRVMYRIKYSLWLDIYKNIDKIPYVNCPILVIHGTEDEVVDISHGKKLWELSKMKYEPLWVNGGNHCDLQVFPQFFTHLKKFITSVERQSDCQTIEESIIDLNYTLDITNEIKCRPSIEEVEKSRISTEQKQIIAIRPSTDKRVLKPRISVDKREKPRKSMDYFGKARISTDLAERGRNSIDRFGDMMRSVAYCNIDCLKQTLSEED